From Anopheles coluzzii chromosome 3, AcolN3, whole genome shotgun sequence, the proteins below share one genomic window:
- the LOC120955594 gene encoding sphingomyelin phosphodiesterase isoform X3, giving the protein MSQYYFPIVFIVLLEILRLAQSHPFLFNSGNHRPPVEWKTPEDNWTAEAAPRSIYPLLQNQNNKHQLPPRYAVIESDEDEQLLRRAHEAKENATARTLFYSPKEESHLPPLLTKTIKYFNLQQVAFELETSVMSQVSCTACKAGAGLLQHYIRTGKSKEEIIKMIYQYCVQLKIQSARVCEGVSQLFGVEVIYVLKRITIGPDEICSFIIGDACGDIYNPYHEWEVEFPPVPKPDPRELGLPKEAAPIFKVLHLSDTHFDPYYAEGSNADCNEPLCCRLTNGRPTTPNGAAGKWGDYRKCDTPKRTVDHMLNHIADTHSDIDFIIWTGDLPPHDVWNQTKEENLKVLKETVTQMTEKFPGIPIFPALGNHESAPVNSFPPPYVQQVDSSIAWLYDELDVQWRRWLPASVSHTVRRGAFYSVLVRPGYRIISLNMNYCNNKNWWLLLNSTDPATELQWFIYELQSAEFAGEKVHVIGHIPPGHSDCLKVWSRNYYKIVSRFESTITAQFFGHTHFDEFEVFYDPHDLSRATSIAYIGPSVTPYNDLNPGYRIYYIDGDHDETTRLVVDHESWIMNLKEANLYDYPIWYKLYSTRAAYGMKGLRPADWDQLINNMTDSKELFDLYYKHYWKASPVKPECDYECRKRILCDAKSGRSHDRKYFCEEVEAKIDESNKGWKDWLFSSISSSISYAIHGITKIFWRKR; this is encoded by the exons ATGAGCCAATATTACTTCCCGATCGTGTTCATAGTACTGCTTGAGATACTGCGCCTGGCACAGT cACATCCGTTTCTGTTCAACTCGGGTAATCACCGCCCGCCGGTAGAATGGAAGACGCCGGAGGATAACTGGACGGCGGAGGCAGCACCGCGCAGCATCTATCCGCTGCTGCAGAATCAGAACAACAAGCACCAGCTACCACCACGGTACGCGGTGATCGAGAGCGACGAGGACGAGCAGCTGTTAAGGCGTGCGCACGAGGCGAAGGAGAATGCAACCGCCCGGACGCTGTTCTACTCCCCCAAGGAGGAGTCGCATCTACCGCCCCTGCTCACCAAAACGATCAAGTACTTCAATCTGCAGCAGGTTGCGTTCGAGCTGGAAACGAGCGTCATGTCGCAGGTCTCCTGCACCGCGTGTAAGGCGGGCGCTGGACTGTTGCAGCACTACATACGCACCGGGAAAAGCAAGGAAGAGATCATCAAAATGATTTACCAGTACTGTGTGCAGCTGAAGATCCAGTCGGCACGAGTCTGCGAAGGAGTGAGCCAGCTGTTCGGGGTGGAGGTGATCTACGTGCTGAAGCGCATCACGATCGGGCCGGACGAGATCTGTAGCTTCATCATCGGGGACGCTTGCGGAGACATTTACAACCCGTACCACGAGTGGGAGGTTGAGTTCCCGCCCGTCCCGAAGCCGGACCCACGGGAGCTGGGTCTGCCGAAGGAAGCGGCCCCCATTTTCAAGGTGCTGCATCTGTCCGATACGCACTTCGATCCGTACTATGCGGAGGGTTCGAACGCGGACTGCAATGAGCCGCTGTGCTGTCGGCTGACGAATGGACGACCGACTACACCGAATGGTGCGGCTGGCAAGTGGGGTGACTATCGAAAGTGTGACACGCCGAAGCGAACGGTTGATCACATGCTGAACCACATCGCTGATACACACTCGGACATTGATTTCATCATCTGGACGGGTGATCTGCCACCGCACGACGTGTGGAATCAGACCAAGGAGGAGAATTTGAAGGTGCTGAAGGAGACGGTGACGCAGATGACGGAGAAGTTCCCGGGTATACCGATCTTCCCGGCGTTGGGTAATCACGAGAGTGCTCCGGTGAACAGCTTCCCGCCACCGTACGTACAGCAGGTGGACAGTTCGATCGCCTGGCTGTACGATGAGCTGGATGTGCAGTGGCGGCGTTGGTTGCCGGCAAGTGTCTCGCACACGGTAAGGCGCGGTGCTTTCTACTCCGTACTGGTGCGTCCTGGGTATCGAATCATCTCGCTCAACATGAACTACTGCAACAACAAGAACTGGTGGCTGCTGCTCAACTCTACCGATCCCGCTACCGAGCTGCAGTGGTTCATCTACGAGCTGCAGAGTGCGGAGTTTGCGGGTGAAAAGGTGCACGTGATTGGACACATTCCCCCGGGGCATTCCGATTGTCTGAAGGTGTGGAGCAGGAATTACTACAAAATTGTGTCCCGCTTCGAGAGCACCATTACGGCACAGTTCTTTGGCCACACGCACTTCGACGAGTTTGAGGTGTTTTACGATCCGCACGATTTGAGCCGGGCGACCAGCATCGCGTACATTGGACCATCGGTGACGCCGTACAATGATCTGAATCCGGGCTATCGGATCTACTACATCGATGGAGATCACGATGAAACTACACGG CTAGTCGTAGATCATGAATCGTGGATCATGAACCTGAAGGAGGCTAATCTCTACGATTACCCCATCTGGTACAAGCTGTACTCGACACGGGCAGCGTACGGCATGAAGGGTCTGCGACCCGCCGACTGGGATCAACTGATCAACAACATGACTGACAGTAAGGAGCTGTTCGATCTGTACTACAA ACACTACTGGAAGGCCTCGCCAGTGAAGCCGGAATGTGATTATGAGTGCCGCAAGCGCATCCTGTGCGACGCGAAGAGTGGACGATCGCACGATCGCAAGTACTTCTGCGAGGAGGTGGAGGCGAAAATCGACGAAAGCAACAAGGGCTGGAAGGATTGGCTCTTCAGCTCGATTAGCTCTTC CATCTCCTACGCGATTCACGGGATAACGAAAATATTCTGGCGAAAACGATGA
- the LOC120955594 gene encoding sphingomyelin phosphodiesterase isoform X4, giving the protein MSQYYFPIVFIVLLEILRLAQSHPFLFNSGNHRPPVEWKTPEDNWTAEAAPRSIYPLLQNQNNKHQLPPRYAVIESDEDEQLLRRAHEAKENATARTLFYSPKEESHLPPLLTKTIKYFNLQQVAFELETSVMSQVSCTACKAGAGLLQHYIRTGKSKEEIIKMIYQYCVQLKIQSARVCEGVSQLFGVEVIYVLKRITIGPDEICSFIIGDACGDIYNPYHEWEVEFPPVPKPDPRELGLPKEAAPIFKVLHLSDTHFDPYYAEGSNADCNEPLCCRLTNGRPTTPNGAAGKWGDYRKCDTPKRTVDHMLNHIADTHSDIDFIIWTGDLPPHDVWNQTKEENLKVLKETVTQMTEKFPGIPIFPALGNHESAPVNSFPPPYVQQVDSSIAWLYDELDVQWRRWLPASVSHTVRRGAFYSVLVRPGYRIISLNMNYCNNKNWWLLLNSTDPATELQWFIYELQSAEFAGEKVHVIGHIPPGHSDCLKVWSRNYYKIVSRFESTITAQFFGHTHFDEFEVFYDPHDLSRATSIAYIGPSVTPYNDLNPGYRIYYIDGDHDETTRLVVDHESWIMNLKEANLYDYPIWYKLYSTRAAYGMKGLRPADWDQLINNMTDSKELFDLYYKHYWKASPVKPECDYECRKRILCDAKSGRSHDRKYFCEEVEAKIDESNKGWKDWLFSSISSSSSSSGSSNTVSNGNHDTIAHQHEQEVAEAYERNRRLPSVQLAAG; this is encoded by the exons ATGAGCCAATATTACTTCCCGATCGTGTTCATAGTACTGCTTGAGATACTGCGCCTGGCACAGT cACATCCGTTTCTGTTCAACTCGGGTAATCACCGCCCGCCGGTAGAATGGAAGACGCCGGAGGATAACTGGACGGCGGAGGCAGCACCGCGCAGCATCTATCCGCTGCTGCAGAATCAGAACAACAAGCACCAGCTACCACCACGGTACGCGGTGATCGAGAGCGACGAGGACGAGCAGCTGTTAAGGCGTGCGCACGAGGCGAAGGAGAATGCAACCGCCCGGACGCTGTTCTACTCCCCCAAGGAGGAGTCGCATCTACCGCCCCTGCTCACCAAAACGATCAAGTACTTCAATCTGCAGCAGGTTGCGTTCGAGCTGGAAACGAGCGTCATGTCGCAGGTCTCCTGCACCGCGTGTAAGGCGGGCGCTGGACTGTTGCAGCACTACATACGCACCGGGAAAAGCAAGGAAGAGATCATCAAAATGATTTACCAGTACTGTGTGCAGCTGAAGATCCAGTCGGCACGAGTCTGCGAAGGAGTGAGCCAGCTGTTCGGGGTGGAGGTGATCTACGTGCTGAAGCGCATCACGATCGGGCCGGACGAGATCTGTAGCTTCATCATCGGGGACGCTTGCGGAGACATTTACAACCCGTACCACGAGTGGGAGGTTGAGTTCCCGCCCGTCCCGAAGCCGGACCCACGGGAGCTGGGTCTGCCGAAGGAAGCGGCCCCCATTTTCAAGGTGCTGCATCTGTCCGATACGCACTTCGATCCGTACTATGCGGAGGGTTCGAACGCGGACTGCAATGAGCCGCTGTGCTGTCGGCTGACGAATGGACGACCGACTACACCGAATGGTGCGGCTGGCAAGTGGGGTGACTATCGAAAGTGTGACACGCCGAAGCGAACGGTTGATCACATGCTGAACCACATCGCTGATACACACTCGGACATTGATTTCATCATCTGGACGGGTGATCTGCCACCGCACGACGTGTGGAATCAGACCAAGGAGGAGAATTTGAAGGTGCTGAAGGAGACGGTGACGCAGATGACGGAGAAGTTCCCGGGTATACCGATCTTCCCGGCGTTGGGTAATCACGAGAGTGCTCCGGTGAACAGCTTCCCGCCACCGTACGTACAGCAGGTGGACAGTTCGATCGCCTGGCTGTACGATGAGCTGGATGTGCAGTGGCGGCGTTGGTTGCCGGCAAGTGTCTCGCACACGGTAAGGCGCGGTGCTTTCTACTCCGTACTGGTGCGTCCTGGGTATCGAATCATCTCGCTCAACATGAACTACTGCAACAACAAGAACTGGTGGCTGCTGCTCAACTCTACCGATCCCGCTACCGAGCTGCAGTGGTTCATCTACGAGCTGCAGAGTGCGGAGTTTGCGGGTGAAAAGGTGCACGTGATTGGACACATTCCCCCGGGGCATTCCGATTGTCTGAAGGTGTGGAGCAGGAATTACTACAAAATTGTGTCCCGCTTCGAGAGCACCATTACGGCACAGTTCTTTGGCCACACGCACTTCGACGAGTTTGAGGTGTTTTACGATCCGCACGATTTGAGCCGGGCGACCAGCATCGCGTACATTGGACCATCGGTGACGCCGTACAATGATCTGAATCCGGGCTATCGGATCTACTACATCGATGGAGATCACGATGAAACTACACGG CTAGTCGTAGATCATGAATCGTGGATCATGAACCTGAAGGAGGCTAATCTCTACGATTACCCCATCTGGTACAAGCTGTACTCGACACGGGCAGCGTACGGCATGAAGGGTCTGCGACCCGCCGACTGGGATCAACTGATCAACAACATGACTGACAGTAAGGAGCTGTTCGATCTGTACTACAA ACACTACTGGAAGGCCTCGCCAGTGAAGCCGGAATGTGATTATGAGTGCCGCAAGCGCATCCTGTGCGACGCGAAGAGTGGACGATCGCACGATCGCAAGTACTTCTGCGAGGAGGTGGAGGCGAAAATCGACGAAAGCAACAAGGGCTGGAAGGATTGGCTCTTCAGCTCGATTAGCTCTTC cagcagcagcagcggcagcagtaaCACTGTTTCGAACGGTAACCATGACACGATCGCACATCAACATGAACAGGAGGTGGCGGAAGCGTACGAACGCAATAGACGGCTGCCTAGCGTGCAGCTGGCTGCTGGGTGA
- the LOC120955594 gene encoding sphingomyelin phosphodiesterase isoform X1, with protein MRHSLYKGLYIKSWCLCTAGGCVCVCKESNSRERTVACLCALLPHRLVYNCAKPTLQITTTSLASIGRRLPRSRAVQLQSVIKNCNKERTSNKMSQYYFPIVFIVLLEILRLAQSHPFLFNSGNHRPPVEWKTPEDNWTAEAAPRSIYPLLQNQNNKHQLPPRYAVIESDEDEQLLRRAHEAKENATARTLFYSPKEESHLPPLLTKTIKYFNLQQVAFELETSVMSQVSCTACKAGAGLLQHYIRTGKSKEEIIKMIYQYCVQLKIQSARVCEGVSQLFGVEVIYVLKRITIGPDEICSFIIGDACGDIYNPYHEWEVEFPPVPKPDPRELGLPKEAAPIFKVLHLSDTHFDPYYAEGSNADCNEPLCCRLTNGRPTTPNGAAGKWGDYRKCDTPKRTVDHMLNHIADTHSDIDFIIWTGDLPPHDVWNQTKEENLKVLKETVTQMTEKFPGIPIFPALGNHESAPVNSFPPPYVQQVDSSIAWLYDELDVQWRRWLPASVSHTVRRGAFYSVLVRPGYRIISLNMNYCNNKNWWLLLNSTDPATELQWFIYELQSAEFAGEKVHVIGHIPPGHSDCLKVWSRNYYKIVSRFESTITAQFFGHTHFDEFEVFYDPHDLSRATSIAYIGPSVTPYNDLNPGYRIYYIDGDHDETTRLVVDHESWIMNLKEANLYDYPIWYKLYSTRAAYGMKGLRPADWDQLINNMTDSKELFDLYYKHYWKASPVKPECDYECRKRILCDAKSGRSHDRKYFCEEVEAKIDESNKGWKDWLFSSISSSSSSSGSSNTVSNGNHDTIAHQHEQEVAEAYERNRRLPSVQLAAG; from the exons ATGAGGCACTCATTGTACAAAGGGTTATATATCAAGTCGTGGTGTCTTTGTACTgctggtgggtgtgtgtgtgtttgcaaagAAAGCAATTCTAGAGAGCGTACggttgcgtgtttgtgtgcacttCTTCCCCACCGACTAGTCTATAATTGCGCTAAACCCACTCTGCAAATTACCACAACGTCCTTGGCGTCGATCGGTCGACGACTGCCAAGAAGCCGTGCAGTCCAGCTTCAGAGTGTTATTAAGAA CTGCAACAAAGAGCGAACCAGCAACAAGATGAGCCAATATTACTTCCCGATCGTGTTCATAGTACTGCTTGAGATACTGCGCCTGGCACAGT cACATCCGTTTCTGTTCAACTCGGGTAATCACCGCCCGCCGGTAGAATGGAAGACGCCGGAGGATAACTGGACGGCGGAGGCAGCACCGCGCAGCATCTATCCGCTGCTGCAGAATCAGAACAACAAGCACCAGCTACCACCACGGTACGCGGTGATCGAGAGCGACGAGGACGAGCAGCTGTTAAGGCGTGCGCACGAGGCGAAGGAGAATGCAACCGCCCGGACGCTGTTCTACTCCCCCAAGGAGGAGTCGCATCTACCGCCCCTGCTCACCAAAACGATCAAGTACTTCAATCTGCAGCAGGTTGCGTTCGAGCTGGAAACGAGCGTCATGTCGCAGGTCTCCTGCACCGCGTGTAAGGCGGGCGCTGGACTGTTGCAGCACTACATACGCACCGGGAAAAGCAAGGAAGAGATCATCAAAATGATTTACCAGTACTGTGTGCAGCTGAAGATCCAGTCGGCACGAGTCTGCGAAGGAGTGAGCCAGCTGTTCGGGGTGGAGGTGATCTACGTGCTGAAGCGCATCACGATCGGGCCGGACGAGATCTGTAGCTTCATCATCGGGGACGCTTGCGGAGACATTTACAACCCGTACCACGAGTGGGAGGTTGAGTTCCCGCCCGTCCCGAAGCCGGACCCACGGGAGCTGGGTCTGCCGAAGGAAGCGGCCCCCATTTTCAAGGTGCTGCATCTGTCCGATACGCACTTCGATCCGTACTATGCGGAGGGTTCGAACGCGGACTGCAATGAGCCGCTGTGCTGTCGGCTGACGAATGGACGACCGACTACACCGAATGGTGCGGCTGGCAAGTGGGGTGACTATCGAAAGTGTGACACGCCGAAGCGAACGGTTGATCACATGCTGAACCACATCGCTGATACACACTCGGACATTGATTTCATCATCTGGACGGGTGATCTGCCACCGCACGACGTGTGGAATCAGACCAAGGAGGAGAATTTGAAGGTGCTGAAGGAGACGGTGACGCAGATGACGGAGAAGTTCCCGGGTATACCGATCTTCCCGGCGTTGGGTAATCACGAGAGTGCTCCGGTGAACAGCTTCCCGCCACCGTACGTACAGCAGGTGGACAGTTCGATCGCCTGGCTGTACGATGAGCTGGATGTGCAGTGGCGGCGTTGGTTGCCGGCAAGTGTCTCGCACACGGTAAGGCGCGGTGCTTTCTACTCCGTACTGGTGCGTCCTGGGTATCGAATCATCTCGCTCAACATGAACTACTGCAACAACAAGAACTGGTGGCTGCTGCTCAACTCTACCGATCCCGCTACCGAGCTGCAGTGGTTCATCTACGAGCTGCAGAGTGCGGAGTTTGCGGGTGAAAAGGTGCACGTGATTGGACACATTCCCCCGGGGCATTCCGATTGTCTGAAGGTGTGGAGCAGGAATTACTACAAAATTGTGTCCCGCTTCGAGAGCACCATTACGGCACAGTTCTTTGGCCACACGCACTTCGACGAGTTTGAGGTGTTTTACGATCCGCACGATTTGAGCCGGGCGACCAGCATCGCGTACATTGGACCATCGGTGACGCCGTACAATGATCTGAATCCGGGCTATCGGATCTACTACATCGATGGAGATCACGATGAAACTACACGG CTAGTCGTAGATCATGAATCGTGGATCATGAACCTGAAGGAGGCTAATCTCTACGATTACCCCATCTGGTACAAGCTGTACTCGACACGGGCAGCGTACGGCATGAAGGGTCTGCGACCCGCCGACTGGGATCAACTGATCAACAACATGACTGACAGTAAGGAGCTGTTCGATCTGTACTACAA ACACTACTGGAAGGCCTCGCCAGTGAAGCCGGAATGTGATTATGAGTGCCGCAAGCGCATCCTGTGCGACGCGAAGAGTGGACGATCGCACGATCGCAAGTACTTCTGCGAGGAGGTGGAGGCGAAAATCGACGAAAGCAACAAGGGCTGGAAGGATTGGCTCTTCAGCTCGATTAGCTCTTC cagcagcagcagcggcagcagtaaCACTGTTTCGAACGGTAACCATGACACGATCGCACATCAACATGAACAGGAGGTGGCGGAAGCGTACGAACGCAATAGACGGCTGCCTAGCGTGCAGCTGGCTGCTGGGTGA
- the LOC120955594 gene encoding sphingomyelin phosphodiesterase isoform X2 yields the protein MRHSLYKGLYIKSWCLCTAGGCVCVCKESNSRERTVACLCALLPHRLVYNCAKPTLQITTTSLASIGRRLPRSRAVQLQSVIKNCNKERTSNKMSQYYFPIVFIVLLEILRLAQSHPFLFNSGNHRPPVEWKTPEDNWTAEAAPRSIYPLLQNQNNKHQLPPRYAVIESDEDEQLLRRAHEAKENATARTLFYSPKEESHLPPLLTKTIKYFNLQQVAFELETSVMSQVSCTACKAGAGLLQHYIRTGKSKEEIIKMIYQYCVQLKIQSARVCEGVSQLFGVEVIYVLKRITIGPDEICSFIIGDACGDIYNPYHEWEVEFPPVPKPDPRELGLPKEAAPIFKVLHLSDTHFDPYYAEGSNADCNEPLCCRLTNGRPTTPNGAAGKWGDYRKCDTPKRTVDHMLNHIADTHSDIDFIIWTGDLPPHDVWNQTKEENLKVLKETVTQMTEKFPGIPIFPALGNHESAPVNSFPPPYVQQVDSSIAWLYDELDVQWRRWLPASVSHTVRRGAFYSVLVRPGYRIISLNMNYCNNKNWWLLLNSTDPATELQWFIYELQSAEFAGEKVHVIGHIPPGHSDCLKVWSRNYYKIVSRFESTITAQFFGHTHFDEFEVFYDPHDLSRATSIAYIGPSVTPYNDLNPGYRIYYIDGDHDETTRLVVDHESWIMNLKEANLYDYPIWYKLYSTRAAYGMKGLRPADWDQLINNMTDSKELFDLYYKHYWKASPVKPECDYECRKRILCDAKSGRSHDRKYFCEEVEAKIDESNKGWKDWLFSSISSSSSSGSSNTVSNGNHDTIAHQHEQEVAEAYERNRRLPSVQLAAG from the exons ATGAGGCACTCATTGTACAAAGGGTTATATATCAAGTCGTGGTGTCTTTGTACTgctggtgggtgtgtgtgtgtttgcaaagAAAGCAATTCTAGAGAGCGTACggttgcgtgtttgtgtgcacttCTTCCCCACCGACTAGTCTATAATTGCGCTAAACCCACTCTGCAAATTACCACAACGTCCTTGGCGTCGATCGGTCGACGACTGCCAAGAAGCCGTGCAGTCCAGCTTCAGAGTGTTATTAAGAA CTGCAACAAAGAGCGAACCAGCAACAAGATGAGCCAATATTACTTCCCGATCGTGTTCATAGTACTGCTTGAGATACTGCGCCTGGCACAGT cACATCCGTTTCTGTTCAACTCGGGTAATCACCGCCCGCCGGTAGAATGGAAGACGCCGGAGGATAACTGGACGGCGGAGGCAGCACCGCGCAGCATCTATCCGCTGCTGCAGAATCAGAACAACAAGCACCAGCTACCACCACGGTACGCGGTGATCGAGAGCGACGAGGACGAGCAGCTGTTAAGGCGTGCGCACGAGGCGAAGGAGAATGCAACCGCCCGGACGCTGTTCTACTCCCCCAAGGAGGAGTCGCATCTACCGCCCCTGCTCACCAAAACGATCAAGTACTTCAATCTGCAGCAGGTTGCGTTCGAGCTGGAAACGAGCGTCATGTCGCAGGTCTCCTGCACCGCGTGTAAGGCGGGCGCTGGACTGTTGCAGCACTACATACGCACCGGGAAAAGCAAGGAAGAGATCATCAAAATGATTTACCAGTACTGTGTGCAGCTGAAGATCCAGTCGGCACGAGTCTGCGAAGGAGTGAGCCAGCTGTTCGGGGTGGAGGTGATCTACGTGCTGAAGCGCATCACGATCGGGCCGGACGAGATCTGTAGCTTCATCATCGGGGACGCTTGCGGAGACATTTACAACCCGTACCACGAGTGGGAGGTTGAGTTCCCGCCCGTCCCGAAGCCGGACCCACGGGAGCTGGGTCTGCCGAAGGAAGCGGCCCCCATTTTCAAGGTGCTGCATCTGTCCGATACGCACTTCGATCCGTACTATGCGGAGGGTTCGAACGCGGACTGCAATGAGCCGCTGTGCTGTCGGCTGACGAATGGACGACCGACTACACCGAATGGTGCGGCTGGCAAGTGGGGTGACTATCGAAAGTGTGACACGCCGAAGCGAACGGTTGATCACATGCTGAACCACATCGCTGATACACACTCGGACATTGATTTCATCATCTGGACGGGTGATCTGCCACCGCACGACGTGTGGAATCAGACCAAGGAGGAGAATTTGAAGGTGCTGAAGGAGACGGTGACGCAGATGACGGAGAAGTTCCCGGGTATACCGATCTTCCCGGCGTTGGGTAATCACGAGAGTGCTCCGGTGAACAGCTTCCCGCCACCGTACGTACAGCAGGTGGACAGTTCGATCGCCTGGCTGTACGATGAGCTGGATGTGCAGTGGCGGCGTTGGTTGCCGGCAAGTGTCTCGCACACGGTAAGGCGCGGTGCTTTCTACTCCGTACTGGTGCGTCCTGGGTATCGAATCATCTCGCTCAACATGAACTACTGCAACAACAAGAACTGGTGGCTGCTGCTCAACTCTACCGATCCCGCTACCGAGCTGCAGTGGTTCATCTACGAGCTGCAGAGTGCGGAGTTTGCGGGTGAAAAGGTGCACGTGATTGGACACATTCCCCCGGGGCATTCCGATTGTCTGAAGGTGTGGAGCAGGAATTACTACAAAATTGTGTCCCGCTTCGAGAGCACCATTACGGCACAGTTCTTTGGCCACACGCACTTCGACGAGTTTGAGGTGTTTTACGATCCGCACGATTTGAGCCGGGCGACCAGCATCGCGTACATTGGACCATCGGTGACGCCGTACAATGATCTGAATCCGGGCTATCGGATCTACTACATCGATGGAGATCACGATGAAACTACACGG CTAGTCGTAGATCATGAATCGTGGATCATGAACCTGAAGGAGGCTAATCTCTACGATTACCCCATCTGGTACAAGCTGTACTCGACACGGGCAGCGTACGGCATGAAGGGTCTGCGACCCGCCGACTGGGATCAACTGATCAACAACATGACTGACAGTAAGGAGCTGTTCGATCTGTACTACAA ACACTACTGGAAGGCCTCGCCAGTGAAGCCGGAATGTGATTATGAGTGCCGCAAGCGCATCCTGTGCGACGCGAAGAGTGGACGATCGCACGATCGCAAGTACTTCTGCGAGGAGGTGGAGGCGAAAATCGACGAAAGCAACAAGGGCTGGAAGGATTGGCTCTTCAGCTCGATTAGCTCTTC cagcagcagcggcagcagtaaCACTGTTTCGAACGGTAACCATGACACGATCGCACATCAACATGAACAGGAGGTGGCGGAAGCGTACGAACGCAATAGACGGCTGCCTAGCGTGCAGCTGGCTGCTGGGTGA